One window of Sphingobacteriales bacterium genomic DNA carries:
- a CDS encoding DUF697 domain-containing protein produces the protein MDLTAQKVITNHVSWSVAAGLLPVPILDFGLVTALQLEMIKSLCEVYGIPFNQSLAKSRVIAVIGGMTPRVMSSIIKVIPIIGSVTGAISMPLLSGASTYAVGQVLAKHFQEGGTLENFEMSKFNDLFIQMKTEGKELAQSFADQFKNLADAGSFRDIEKLKQQGVITPEEYERIKKRMFDRVKITLKID, from the coding sequence ATGGATTTAACCGCACAAAAAGTTATTACAAACCATGTTTCATGGTCGGTTGCAGCAGGTTTATTGCCGGTTCCAATACTCGATTTCGGATTGGTTACAGCTTTGCAATTAGAAATGATTAAAAGCCTTTGCGAGGTTTATGGTATCCCATTTAACCAATCTTTAGCTAAATCAAGGGTGATTGCTGTGATTGGCGGGATGACCCCAAGAGTAATGAGCAGCATTATAAAAGTTATTCCAATAATTGGCTCAGTAACAGGTGCTATTTCAATGCCATTGCTCTCCGGTGCCAGCACTTATGCGGTGGGACAGGTTTTGGCGAAACATTTTCAGGAAGGTGGAACGCTTGAAAACTTTGAAATGTCAAAATTTAACGACTTGTTTATCCAAATGAAAACTGAAGGTAAAGAACTTGCACAATCCTTTGCTGATCAATTTAAAAATTTGGCCGATGCCGGTTCATTCAGAGATATTGAAAAGTTGAAACAGCAAGGGGTTATAACTCCCGAAGAATATGAACGAATAAAAAAACGGATGTTTGACCGGGTAAAAATTACCTTGAAAATTGATTAA
- a CDS encoding iron-sulfur cluster assembly accessory protein, protein MSVQNINPVTDISPISFTQSAINEIKALIYEKEIPQDHGLRVGVNGGGCSGLTYILGFDVKKDGDEEFDMNGVRIFMNRAQGMYLLGMEIDYMNDLNNRGFIFNNPNASSTCGCGTSFSA, encoded by the coding sequence ATGTCAGTTCAAAACATCAATCCGGTAACAGATATTTCACCTATCAGCTTTACTCAAAGTGCTATCAATGAAATAAAAGCCTTAATTTATGAAAAAGAAATTCCTCAAGACCACGGGCTTCGTGTAGGGGTAAATGGTGGCGGATGCTCCGGGCTAACCTATATTCTTGGCTTTGATGTCAAAAAAGATGGCGATGAAGAATTTGACATGAACGGTGTCCGGATTTTTATGAACCGGGCACAAGGCATGTATTTATTGGGAATGGAAATAGATTATATGAATGATCTGAACAATAGAGGGTTTATTTTTAATAACCCTAATGCTTCATCAACCTGTGGTTGTGGTACTTCTTTTTCTGCTTGA
- a CDS encoding DUF420 domain-containing protein: MGIQVNPGSEKYWVKGIVIISVLVPILVAILFRLPQIDIQLPFDVMVLPKLHAIINATVTLLLLTSFYFIKRKKVTQHKICNITALVLSALFLVSYVTYHAMTESTKFGGEGIVKYIYYFILLTHIVLAALILPLILFTFLRAFSGNFDRHRRLARWTMPLWLYVSVTGVLVYLMISPYY, translated from the coding sequence ATGGGCATTCAGGTAAACCCCGGTAGTGAAAAATATTGGGTGAAAGGGATTGTAATTATTTCTGTACTTGTTCCAATTCTTGTTGCCATTCTTTTCAGATTGCCACAGATAGATATTCAATTGCCGTTCGATGTTATGGTCTTGCCAAAACTTCATGCAATTATCAATGCAACTGTAACACTTTTACTCTTAACCAGTTTTTATTTTATTAAAAGAAAAAAAGTAACACAACATAAAATCTGCAACATAACCGCATTAGTACTATCTGCTTTATTTTTGGTCTCGTATGTTACCTATCATGCCATGACCGAATCGACAAAATTTGGGGGAGAGGGAATTGTGAAGTATATTTACTATTTTATACTACTGACTCATATCGTATTGGCTGCCCTAATTTTACCGCTCATCTTATTTACTTTTTTAAGAGCTTTTTCAGGCAATTTTGACCGGCATCGCCGGCTTGCCCGATGGACAATGCCACTATGGTTGTATGTTTCAGTTACAGGTGTACTTGTATATTTGATGATTTCACCATACTATTAA
- a CDS encoding SCO family protein, whose product MVNQSTIHNKIVVADFFFTKCLGICPKMSSQLQRVQKEFIDDDSILLLSHTVDPERDSVETLAEYAGLYEADPTKWLFLTGSKTDLYHIARKGYFVTATEGDGSSEDFIHTEKFVLLDKSGVIRGYYDGTDSLEVNKLMTDIKILQLDYPSNKKEMVLDRQRSAAEAESRKQNSK is encoded by the coding sequence ATGGTAAATCAAAGTACCATTCACAATAAAATTGTAGTGGCTGATTTTTTCTTTACAAAATGTCTGGGTATCTGCCCCAAAATGTCCTCGCAACTTCAGCGCGTTCAAAAAGAATTTATAGATGATGACAGCATTCTCCTATTATCTCATACTGTTGACCCGGAACGTGATTCAGTCGAAACTCTGGCCGAATATGCAGGTCTATATGAAGCCGACCCAACTAAATGGTTGTTCCTGACCGGATCTAAAACTGACTTATACCATATAGCCCGAAAGGGGTATTTTGTTACTGCAACAGAAGGGGACGGGAGTTCCGAGGATTTTATTCACACCGAAAAGTTTGTTTTGTTGGATAAATCGGGTGTTATCAGAGGATATTACGATGGAACTGATAGCCTTGAGGTCAACAAACTGATGACCGATATTAAGATTTTACAGTTGGATTATCCTTCGAATAAAAAGGAAATGGTGCTTGACAGACAGCGCAGCGCAGCAGAAGCCGAAAGCAGGAAACAGAATAGCAAATAA
- a CDS encoding nucleotide pyrophosphohydrolase encodes MTIAEVQQLVDDWIRTVGVRYYNELTNMAILTEEVGEVARIIARQYGEQSFKESEHTADLGDELADVFFVLVCIANQTGVNLTEVLLKNLEKKTKRDALRHANNQKLQ; translated from the coding sequence ATAACTATTGCTGAAGTACAACAATTGGTAGATGACTGGATAAGGACGGTAGGGGTTCGTTATTATAACGAATTGACAAACATGGCAATTTTAACCGAGGAAGTAGGAGAGGTGGCCAGAATAATAGCTCGTCAGTATGGAGAACAATCGTTTAAAGAAAGTGAACATACTGCTGATTTAGGGGACGAATTAGCCGATGTATTCTTTGTTTTAGTTTGTATAGCCAATCAAACCGGAGTCAATCTGACCGAAGTTTTGCTGAAAAACTTAGAGAAAAAAACTAAACGGGATGCGTTAAGACATGCCAACAACCAAAAACTTCAATGA